One window of the Saccopteryx bilineata isolate mSacBil1 chromosome 2, mSacBil1_pri_phased_curated, whole genome shotgun sequence genome contains the following:
- the OBP2B gene encoding odorant-binding protein 2b isoform X1 produces MERTRRGPRWREREGDRDGENKEGTEMERTRSRASPAPVSAPCRSPLLGPPAGARASPSQAALLLGAPAGGRKRMDIEQLPVRDRYILSCEGPHHGQGLPTPGKTQGVNPPLQDPAALGQSPGNWGNCLLPETWGSPGHLPCRWKS; encoded by the exons ATGGAGAGAACGAGGAGGGGACCGAGATGGAGAGAACGAGAAGGGGACCGAGATGGAGAGAACAAGGAGGGGACCGAGATGGAGAGAACGAGGAGCCGGGCAAGTCCAGCACCTGTGAGCGCCCCCTGCCGGAGCCCCCTGCTGGGACCCCCTGCTGGGGCCCGGGCCTCCCCATCCCAGGCGGCCTTGCTGCTTGGGGCTCCTG ctgGGGGCAGGAAGCGCATGGACATTGAGCAGTTGCCCGTGAGGGACCGCTACATCCTTTCCTGTGAGGGCCCGCACCACGGGCAAGGGCTCCCCACGCCCGGGAAGACTCAGGG GGTGAACCCTCCTCTCCAAGACCCGGCTGCTCTAGGGCAAAGCCCCGGGAACTGGGGGAACTGTCTGCTCCCTGAGACCTGGGGCTCACCTGGGCACCTGCCCTGCAGGTGGAAATCCTGA
- the OBP2B gene encoding odorant-binding protein 2b isoform X2, giving the protein MERTRRGPRWREQGGDRDGENEEPGKSSTSGGRKRMDIEQLPVRDRYILSCEGPHHGQGLPTPGKTQGVNPPLQDPAALGQSPGNWGNCLLPETWGSPGHLPCRWKS; this is encoded by the exons ATGGAGAGAACGAGAAGGGGACCGAGATGGAGAGAACAAGGAGGGGACCGAGATGGAGAGAACGAGGAGCCGGGCAAGTCCAGCACCT ctgGGGGCAGGAAGCGCATGGACATTGAGCAGTTGCCCGTGAGGGACCGCTACATCCTTTCCTGTGAGGGCCCGCACCACGGGCAAGGGCTCCCCACGCCCGGGAAGACTCAGGG GGTGAACCCTCCTCTCCAAGACCCGGCTGCTCTAGGGCAAAGCCCCGGGAACTGGGGGAACTGTCTGCTCCCTGAGACCTGGGGCTCACCTGGGCACCTGCCCTGCAGGTGGAAATCCTGA